A single Branchiostoma floridae strain S238N-H82 chromosome 11, Bfl_VNyyK, whole genome shotgun sequence DNA region contains:
- the LOC118425304 gene encoding uncharacterized protein K02A2.6-like gives MADSRLLPVPKPVEMTGDVSENWEIFKDEWASYEIATEKNKKPKEIRVATLKTVIGRDCLDILRNLDIPADPGQPDADPRQDPDKIIDALDKHFKPLKNTVYERYKFNTCEQAPGESIEVYVARLRKLVSTCEYGALKEEMLRDRIVLGICDNKVRMRLLKQKNLTLQAALEECKTSETTNKQIKAMQTAETVHYAKTKPNPSQGKAKTKFQQPHRRMQPQVNNCGYCGRAHARDKGKCPAFGKKCAKCDRPNHFARVCKASSKKINMVQDNVAEDDEEVYTVGSVSSNNKKWYIDLKMSDGKSLSCQIDTGATCNVISEDDFRKFGHKMKPSKARLKLYDGSILKPVGQGILKTRHQDSIIDLEFQIVKTRQNPLLSAETCTKLGLITLNTVNQVNNSKTEQIVEEYAGVFEGLGCLPGEYHIEIDKEAKPVQHLPRRVPVPLKAELKKKIDELEKKQVIARVTKPTEWISSMVVVKKPGKMRICLDPKDLNMALHRPKYQIPTLDEVLPRLAKAKVFSVLDAKDGFWQVKLDEESSYLTTFWTPFGRFRWCRMPFGISTAPEEYQRRQHEVLEGLQGVDVIADDILVFGCGETEEEADRDHDENLRNLLKRAREKNLKLNKRKLRLKLKQVPYMGQLLTADGLKPDPEKVKAITEMKTPDDLRSLQRFLGMVNYLAKFLPHLSDVCEPLRRLTDKDAVWVWLETHDQAVKEVKKLVTAQPVLQYYDVEKEVTIQGDASDKGLGAALLQEGRPVAYASRALTPTEQNYAQIEKECLAIVFAAQKFNQYIHGREVVTVQSDHKPLEVIFKKPLLDAPKRLQRMMLRLQKYHLKVTYRKGSEMYIADTLSRAYLTRTMNETRRDEYEILKIQEAKKEDQEIEQVTPAEYIQVSDMTIDRVRRHTQQDEVMRELMKTIKKGWPENKTQLKKEVRDYWTFRDEVSMHDGIVYKGQAIVVPAELREEMIQKTHASHQGAEACIRRARETIFWPGMSAQLRERIGRCDICKTYQPKQQREPLMPHPTPTTPWSRVSMDLMTLENRHYLITVDNYSDYWEIDELHQNTTAKNVIHKTKQNFSRHGIPMEVVTDNGPQFASEEFKQFAKTWNFRHVTTSPYHSQANGKAESAVKIAKNLLKKAAADGQDPWVSILAWRNTPTQGQGSSPTQRLMSRRTRTQVPINTQALEPKVVPNVHNNINKRKARAKRYYDKGTRSLPPIQPGQQVRVELTPQKAAQWKYGTCVQRVAPKSYEVEVDGAKYRRNRKHIRDTTEEQKPSTDVDETTTAPATATPESTAETTTTTTEPTPYVTRSGRTVKAPDRMDL, from the coding sequence ATGGCAGATAGTCGTCTATTACCGGTGCCCAAACCTGTAGAAATGACAGGAGATGTATCAGAAAATTGGGAAATTTTCAAAGATGAATGGGCCAGCTATGAGATTGCTACAGAGAAGAACAAGAAACCAAAGGAAATCCGAGTAGCAACACTGAAGACCGTAATTGGTAGAGATTGCCTGGACATTCTAAGGAACTTAGATATTCCAGCAGACCCTGGTCAGCCAGATGCAGACCCCAGGCAAGACCCAGATAAGATTATAGACGCCTTAGATAAGCACTTCAAGCCTCTGAAGAACACTGTATACGAGAGATACAAGTTCAATACCTGTGAACAAGCACCAGGAGAAAGTATTGAAGTGTACGTGGCTCGCTTGAGGAAACTAGTGTCTACATGTGAGTATGGCGCTCTGAAAGAGGAGATGCTGCGCGATAGAATCGTGCTCGGAATCTGCGATAACAAGGTGAGAATGCGACTGTTAAAGCAGAAAAACCTCACATTGCAAGCAGCACTAGAAGAGTGCAAGACAAgtgagacaacaaacaaacagatcaagGCAATGCAGACTGCAGAGACAGTGCATTATGCCAAGACAAAGCCAAATCCAAGTCAAGGCAAAGCAAAGACAAAGTTCCAGCAGCCACACAGAAGGATGCAACCACAAGTTAACAACTGCGGTTACTGTGGAAGAGCCCATGCTAGAGACAAGGGTAAATGCCCAGCATTTGGAAAGAAATGCGCGAAGTGCGATAGGCCCAACCACTTCGCCCGAGTTTGCAAAGCATCCAGCAAGAAGATAAACATGGTACAAGACAACGTGGCAGAAGATGACGAAGAAGTGTACACTGTAGGCTCTGTGtcaagcaataacaagaaaTGGTACATAGACCTGAAGATGAGTGATGGAAAATCTCTAAGCTGTCAGATTGACACAGGAGCTACATGCAATGTGATTAGCGAAGATGACTTCCGGAAGTTCGGGCACAAGATGAAACCAAGTAAAGCCAGATTGAAGCTATATGATGGTTCTATCCTTAAGCCAGTAGGGCAAGGCATCTTGAAGACGAGACATCAAGACAGTATCATAGATCTGGAATTCCAGATTGTCAAGACACGTCAGAATCCTCTACTGTCAGCTGAAACATGTACCAAATTAGGACTGATCACCCTAAACACGGTCAACCAAGTCAACAACAGCAAGACAGAACAGATAGTTGAGGAGTACGCAGGCGTCTTTGAAGGATTGGGATGCCTCCCAGGAGAATATCACATTGAGATTGACAAAGAAGCAAAACCAGTACAGCATCTACCACGACGGGTACCTGTTCCTTTGAAAGCggaactgaagaagaaaatcGACGAACTAGAGAAGAAACAAGTGATTGCCAGAGTCACGAAACCGACGGAGTGGATCTCAAGTATGGTTGTCGTAAAGAAACCAGGCAAGATGAGAATATGCCTAGACCCCAAGGATCTTAACATGGCACTACACCGACCGAAGTACCAGATCCCCACCCTTGATGAAGTCCTACCAAGGCTTGCCAAGGCCAAAGTGTTCTCAGTGCTAGATGCCAAAGACGGATTTTGGCAGGTCAAGTTAGATGAGGAGAGCAGCTATCTAACCACATTTTGGACGCCGTTCGGCCGATTCCGGTGGTGTCGCATGCCCTTTGGGATTTCCACCGCTCCTGAAGAATACCAAAGAAGACAGCACGAGGTACTGGAAGGTCTACAGGGAGTTGACGTCATCGCTGATGACATACTGGTCTTCGGATGTGGTGAAACTGAAGAAGAAGCTGACAGAGACCACGATGAAAATCTGCGTAACCTGCTCAAACGCGCACGAGAGAAGAATCTGAAACTAAACAAGCGAAAATTGAGGCTCAAGTTAAAGCAAGTGCCATACATGGGACAGCTACTAACGGCAGATGGCCTGAAACCAGACCCAGAAAAGGTCAAGGCTATCACAGAGATGAAGACGCCAGATGATCTCCGATCTCTACAGAGGTTCCTCGGAATGGTCAATTACCTCGCTAAGTTCTTGCCACACCTGTCTGATGTGTGCGAACCACTGAGACGGCTAACAGACAAAGACGCAGTCTGGGTATGGCTTGAAACACATGACCAAGCAGTGAAAGAGGTCAAGAAGCTGGTGACAGCACAGCCAGTACTACAATACTACGACGTAGAGAAAGAGGTGACCATACAGGGAGATGCAAGCGACAAGGGACTTGGAGCGGCGCTCCTGCAGGAAGGACGCCCGGTAGCGTATGCTTCGCGAGCTCTAACCCCGACAGAACAGAACTATGCGCAGATCGAGAAAGAGTGCTTAGCAATTGTCTTTGCAGCACAGAAGTTCAACCAGTACATCCACGGCCGAGAAGTGGTAACTGTACAATCAGATCACAAGCCTTTGGAAGTGATTTTTAAGAAGCCTCTCCTCGACGCACCGAAGAGGCTACAAAGAATGATGCTCCGTCTGCAGAAATACCACCTAAAGGTGACGTACCGTAAAGGTTCAGAAATGTATATCGCAGACACTCTCTCAAGAGCCTACCTGACGAGGACCATGAACGAGACTAGGCGAGACGAGTATGAGATACTCAAGATCCAGGAAGCAAAGAAAGAGGATCAAGAAATCGAACAAGTAACACCCGCTGAGTACATCCAAGTGTCCGATATGACGATAGACAGGGTACGTCGACACACtcagcaagatgaagtcatgaGAGAATTGATGAAGACAATAAAGAAAGGATGGCCAGAAAACAAGACGCAGCTTAAGAAAGAAGTCCGTGACTATTGGACATTCAGGGACGAAGTCAGCATGCACGATGGCATTGTATACAAGGGACAAGCGATAGTCGTCCCAGCAGAGCTGCGAGAAGAGATGATACAGAAGACACATGCCAGCCACCAAGGAGCAGAAGCATGTATCAGACGAGCCAGAGAAACCATATTCTGGCCTGGGATGAGTGCACAACTGCGAGAAAGAATCGGACGATGTGACATCTGCAAAACCTATCAGCCGAAGCAGCAGAGGGAACCGCTCATGCCACATCCAACTCCAACAACGCCATGGAGCAGAGTGTCGATGGATCTGATGACATTGGAAAACCGACACTATCTGATCACAGTAGATAACTACTCCGACTACTGGGAGATAGACGAGCTTCACCAGAATACCACAGCCAAGAATGTGATACACAAGACCAAGCAGAACTTCAGCAGACATGGAATACCCATGGAAGTTGTCACCGACAACGGACCCCAGTTTGCATCAGAGGAGTTCAAGCAATTCGCAAAGACGTGGAACTTTCGACATGTGACAACATCACCGTATCACAGTCAAGCCAACGGCAAAGCAGAATCGGCAGTAAAGATTGCCAAGAACCTGCTTAAGAAAGCAGCAGCAGATGGACAGGACCCCTGGGTCTCCATCTTGGCATGGAGGAACACTCCAACACAAGGACAAGGCAGCAGTCCTACGCAACGACTAATGTCAAGAAGGACGCGAACGCAAGTGCCAATCAACACACAAGCACTAGAGCCAAAGGTAGTACCGAACGTCCACAATAACATCAACAAGAGAAAGGCCAGAGCGAAGAGGTATTACGACAAAGGCACGAGAAGTCTTCCACCAATACAACCAGGACAACAAGTGCGTGTAGAGTTAACACCACAGAAAGCAGCACAGTGGAAATATGGCACGTGTGTGCAACGTGTAGCACCAAAGTCGTACGAAGTAGAAGTCGACGGAGCCAAGTACAGGAGAAACCGAAAGCACATACGCGACACAACAGAAGAACAGAAACCATCAACAGATGTAGATGAGACAACAACAGCTCCAGCAACTGCAACACCAGAGTCGACAGCAGAAACAACGACAACTACGACTGAACCAACGCCGTATGTCACACGGTCAGGCCGAACTGTAAAAGCGCCAGACCGTATGGACTTGTAA
- the LOC118425303 gene encoding protein NLRC5-like: MAQTDPIYTTDTTRGFYLRSTLVEVGTSLLKNIFEVEVQNMNPPSLREQLKKHEGYLHGGKLFKKQGKNHRVNLNPGQKKTLYPPNGDVPDTAQGFDISLLEVLLKELVWLELSRDALYSVERDRLRRFRNENYGHISSTSLSEGDFDRLWEELTNILVDLGGDRDKISDRLNPSIDPEMEETYLNLLEKLYKEDMELKDLLLDQVQSLKSLLEEVRDSQSPGTVSAPCEDSDSITGSPQPCTSQLKRKGEDGDEIPVKKQPAPFEQEEDPPVQVGAAATGSPSLTDVLQTSVKTYYELTLSYFKLLTWNDNFTLTLSDIFTQLELVPTSEKQLKTAKNYNRSESMGAEQRKELKSLDDLFNPNVTGLSTAPRCILIEGEAGGGKTTFLSKEALDAISIKTELGRRHKIVQLIRLREVREGETIEEMVWDQCVPETTEGIDVQSIRTILKGNESHVLFLLDGYDELRPEARSAGQAIPKLLSGKLYPNSTIVITSRPSAGVQQYTRPDCHVHIMGFSKEHVGKYMQQYFTVVGKKELTKDLVENFKENELLNTLIQTPIFLMFVCVLWEEDQDMVSTGTMTGLYDNLLTCLVRKHCKREGVDMPTEGLPTEVAESLLQLGKLALEALLKNETLVDLTKIEKEQVNWELLLKLGVVSLELSSSKLHPRKQLNFSHKTMQEFLAGRYVAHALLNQDIVELLQLTSITKVFELSNLLQFTCGCDSWAAQAVMAELSNLSKKEFSHLQPDDFQKSQLPNKPEIKISVATYRRFMWLCLDILNERKEPDILQAISTALPVIIVHPRRYREQHGALKYYIKYIGSSQPTNRMILELCYHVECSEALHFLEQIVTSPVPGLRVDLRLKFVSFYSPDDTARLVSVLKNVPGLRALDLSDTELTPSSLQPLVQGFSHMSLLEELDLTGNDALGDAGMEVLQAGLSSVPHLAVLRLGKVDMTAVGMSSLAPYMWHLVGLRELDVSYNYYTFSYNHCTFLATGLKSFTTILPIFTAMQMLDLSTSGISPTGMHTLVPALCQLSRLIKLDISANAIGDPGLECLAAILHNLTAMKILGLSTTGISDSGISSLIKALPHLVQLQVLDVSDNNIGDSGIISLMQTLCQLCSLDIEQNPPGDKSLATLQDLNIGRNSGITGAGLERVAQIISTLPALTELDMSGHEDTPAHLPDTAAISLAEALPRLPALQVLDLWHISMEPAGFQALVQAGEEHPTLESLYCSDDLVPEGADSTASSPRLQ, from the exons ATGGCTCAGACAGATCCAATCTACACCACAGATACAACCAGGGGCTTTTATCTAAGATCTACACTAGTGGAAGTGGGGACTTCACTTctaaaaaacatttttgaagtGGAGGTCCAAAACATGAACCCTCCAAGTCTTCGTGAGCAGCTAAAGAAGCATGAGGGATATCTTCATGGTGGAAAACTATTCAAGAAACAAGGTAAAAATCACAGGGTAAACTTAAATCCTGGTCAGAAGAAAACACTGTACCCACCCAATGGTGATGTTCCAGATACTGCACAGGGGTTCGACATATCACTCCTAGAAGTCCTTTTGAAAGAACTTGTTTGGTTAGAACTCAGCAGAGATGCACTGTACTCAGTCGAGCGGGACAGACTTCGGCGCTTTAGAAACGAGAACTATGGACACATTTCAAGCACAAGCTTGTCTGAAGGAGACTTTGATAGGCTGTGGGAGGAGCTGACCAATATTCTGGTTGACCTCGGCGGGGACAGAGACAAGATTTCAGACAGGCTCAATCCCAGCATTGATCCTGAAATGGAGGAAACATATCTCAACCTGCTGGAGAAACTGTACAAGGAAGATATGGAGCTCAAAGACCTTCTCCTGGATCAGGTTCAAAGTCTGAAAAGTTTGTTAGAGGAAGTTCGTGATAGCCAGAGCCCAGGAACAGTCTCTGCTCCTTGTGAAGACTCAGATTCCATCACAG GTTCTCCCCAACCCTGTACCAGCCAGCTAAAGAGGAAGGGGGAGGATGGAGATGAGATTCCTGTGAAGAAGCAACCAGCTCCTTTTGAACAGGAAG AAGATCCTCCAGTTCAAGTTGGAGCTGCAGCAACAGGGTCTCCTTCATTGACAG ATGTGTTGCAAACATCTGTGAAGACATACTATGAGTTGACACTGTCTTACTTCAAGCTTCTGACCTGGAATGACAACTTCACACTTACGCTCAGTGACATCTTCACCCAGTTAGAGTTGGTACCAACAAGTGAGAAACAACTCAAAACAGCCAAAAACTATAACAGGTCAGAATCAATGGGGGcagaacaaaggaaagaacTGAAGTCGTTAGACGATTTGTTCAACCCAAATGTCACAGGACTGTCCACAGCACCAAGGTGTATTCTGATTGAGGGTGAAGCCGGAGGGGGAAAGACAACATTTCTGTCCAAAGAAGCCCTAGATGCTATCTCAATAAAAACAGAACTGGGCAGGCGGCACAAAATCGTACAGTTGATCCGACTTCGGGAGGTGAGAGAGGGGGAGACCATAGAGGAGATGGTGTGGGACCAGTGTGTTCCTGAAACAACTGAAGGTATTGATGTACAATCCATCAGAACAATCCTCAAGGGGAATGAGTCCCATGTGCTCTTCCTGCTAGATGGGTATGATGAGCTGCGGCCTGAGGCCAGGTCAGCCGGGCAGGCCATTCCCAAACTGCTGTCTGGCAAGTTGTACCCCAACAGCACAATTGTGATTACCTCACGACCCTCAGCAGGAGTGCAGCAGTACACCCGGCCAGACTGTCATGTGCACATCATGGGCTTCTCTAAAGAGCATGTAGGGAAATACATGCAGCAGTATTTCACTGTTGTTGGGAAGAAAGAACTGACAAAAGACCTTGttgaaaatttcaaagaaaatgagcTTTTGAACACATTAATACAGACCCCAATTTTCCtgatgtttgtctgtgtgttgtgGGAGGAGGACCAAGATATGGTGTCTACAGGAACAATGACAGGGCTGTACGACAACCTGTTGACATGTCTGGTTAGAAAGCACTGTAAGCGGGAAGGAGTGGATATGCCAACAGAAGGGCTGCCTACAGAGGTTGCTGAGTCATTACTGCAGCTCGGCAAGCTTGCACTAGAGGCACTGCTAAAGAATGAAACCCTGGTTGATCTTACAAAAATAGAGAAAGAACAGGTGAATTGGGAGTTGCTGTTAAAGCTTGGTGTGGTCTCCTTGGAGCTGTCCTCCTCAAAATTGCATCCTAGGAAACAACTGAACTTTTCTCACAAGACCATGCAAGAGTTCCTGGCTGGACGATATGTTGCTCATGCTCTGTTGAACCAAGACATAGTAGAGCTGCTGCAGCTCACCTCCATAACCAAGGTGTTTGAACTCAGTAACCTGCTTCAGTTCACGTGTGGCTGTGACTCATGGGCAGCACAAGCTGTGATGGCAGAACTGAGCAATCTCAGTAAGAAAGAGTTTTCACACTTACAACCAGATGACTTTCAGAAGTCCCAACTACCTAACAAGCCAGAGATAAAAATATCAGTTGCAACATACCGTAGGTTCATGTGGCTCTgcctggatatcctgaatgaaagaaaagagcCAGACATACTGCAGGCTATCAGCACAGCCCTGCCAGTGATCATCGTGCACCCCCGCAGATACAGGGAACAACATGGTGCTCTGAAGtattacataaaatacattggGTCATCACAGCCAACCAATAGAATGATTCTGGAATTATGTTATCATGTTGAATGTTCAGAAGCTCTTCACTTCCTGGAACAGATTGTCACTTCCCCTGTTCCCGGACTGCGGGTAGACCTAAGGCTTAAGTTTGTAAGTTTTTACTCACCTGATGATACAGCTAGGCTGGTTTCAGTTCTGAAGAATGTTCCTGGTCTGAGGGCGCTGGATCTGTCAGACACAGAGCTAACACCATCATCACTCCAGCCACTTGTGCAGGGCTTCAGCCACATGTCTCTGTTAGAGGAGCTGGATCTTACTGGGAATGATGCCCTTGGTGATGCTGGGATGGAAGTCCTGCAGGCTGGGCTGTCCAGTGTTCCACACCTGGCTGTACTCCGTCTTGGGAAAGTTGACATGACAGCTGTGGGTATGTCATCCCTGGCTCCCTACATGTGGCACCTAGTGGGACTGAGAGAACTGGATGTAAGTTATAATTATTATACATTCAGTTATAATCATTGTACATTCCTTGCCACTGGGCTGAAATCTTTCACCACCATTCTCCCCATCTTCACAGCTATGCAAATGTTGGACCTCAGTACGAGTGGTATCAGCCCCACAGGCATGCACACACTGGTCCCTGCACTGTGTCAGCTATCCAGACTGATCAAACTGGACATCAGTGCTAATGCCATAGGAGACCCTGGGCTAGAATGCCTGGCTGCTATCCTCCACAATCTCACAGCCATGAAGATATTGGGTCTCAGTACGACAGGTATCAGTGACAGTGGAATATCATCCCTGATCAAAGCTCTGCCTCACCTGGTGCAATTACAGGTGTTGGATGTGAGTGACAATAATATAGGAGACTCAGGGATTATCTCACTGATGCAAACACTCTGCCAGCTCTGCAGTTTGGACATAGAACAAAACCCACCTGGTGACAAGAGTCTGGCCACACTACAGGACCTGAACATTGGGAGGAACAGTGGAATAACAGGAGCCGGACTAGAGAGGGTCGCACAGATCATCAGCACACTGCCGGCACTGACTGAGCTGGACATGTCTGGTCACGAGgacacacctgcacacctgCCTGACACCGCTGCCATTTCTCTGGCCGAGGCTCTACCCAGACTCCCTGCCCTGCAGGTGCTGGACCTGTGGCACATCTCCATGGAGCCTGCAGGGTTCCAGGCTCTGGTGCAGGCTGGTGAGGAACACCCAACACTGGAAAGTCTGTA CTGCTCTGATGATCTAGTTCCTGAGGGAGCGGACAGCACAGCCAGCTCCCCGAGGCTGCAGTAG